In Osmerus mordax isolate fOsmMor3 chromosome 23, fOsmMor3.pri, whole genome shotgun sequence, one DNA window encodes the following:
- the atp1b2a gene encoding sodium/potassium-transporting ATPase subunit beta-2a: MAKEDERKGSGEWKEFFWNPRTHEFLGRTASSWGLILLFYLVFYIFLAGMFVLTMYVMLLSLDDYQPTYQDRLTTPGMMIRPRGEALEIVYNRDEPDSWRSYATALDIFLSPYNDSQQARTNDLCVPDRYFVQEDSGEVRNNPKRSCQFNLSTLEECSGLSDPSYGYAHGKPCVLIKLNRVIGMLPGKDGQSPYVSCGAKKEDSDSIGELSYFPPNGTFNLMYFPYYGKRAQVNYTQPLVAVKFQSISMNTDVNIECQINSNTIATGNERDKFAGRVSFKLRISTKD; the protein is encoded by the exons ATGGCTAAAGAGGATGAACGGAAAGGTTCTGGGGAGTGGAAGGAGTTCTTCTGGAACCCGCGAACGCACGAATTCCTGGGTCGGACCGCGAGCAGCTGGG gtctgATCCTGCTGTTCTACCTGGTGTTCTATATCTTTCTGGCGGGAATGTTTGTTCTGACCATGTACGTCATGTTGCTCAGCCTGGACGACTACCAGCCAACGTACCAGGATCGCCTGAccaccccag GGATGATGATCCGCCCCCGGGGGGAGGCTCTGGAGATTGTGTACAATCGGGACGAACCGGACAGCTGGAGGTCATATGCCACCGCCCTGGACATCTTCCTCTCAC CCTACAACGACTCCCAGCAGGCGCGGACCAACGACCTGTGTGTTCCAGATCGTTACTTTGTACAGGAGGACAGTGGCGAGGTGAGGAACAACCCCAAGCGCTCCTGCCAGTTCAACCTCTCCACACTGGAGGAATGTTCCGGGCTCAGCGACCCGTCCTATGGATACGCCCACGGCAAGCCCTGTGTTCTCATCAAGCTCAACCGG gTTATTGGAATGTTACCAGGAAAGGATGGCCAGTCTCCATATGTCAGCTGTGGAGCAAAg AAAGAGGACTCTGACAGCATCGGGGAGCTCTCTTATTTCCCACCAAATGGAACCTTCAACCTCATGTACTTCCCCTACTATGGCAAGAgggcccag gtgaactACACACAGCCCCTGGTTGCTGTGAAGTTCCAGAGCATCTCCATGAACACAGATGTGAACATCGAGTGTCAGATCAACTCTAACACCATCGCCACGGGCAATGAGAGGGACAAGTTTGCAGGACGTGTCTCCTTCAAACTAAGGATCAGCACAAAAGActag